In Theileria annulata chromosome 3, complete sequence, *** SEQUENCING IN PROGRESS ***, the sequence GCTAGTGATAAATAAACTGGAAAATAAAGGCTCAGAAGAGTACTATGAAGTGTTAAGCGACTGCTTGTCAGATTGTTACACACTATATATGGGAGAACCGCTGTTTGTGAGCGCCCAAGAGCGCACAGGAATAGAAAAGCTTACAGGAATCATGGAAAAAATGCTCCCAAATAAAGAAACGAGAAAACTGGAGGAGATGGCAATAATGCCAAAAATAGACAACGAAGAAGCCGAAAATCTTGAGGCGTTGGAAGAAATTGAGGACCTTCATAACCACTATGAGATTGAGAAATCACTGAGGGTTTGTAACACAGTAAAGGGGAACTACAAACCAAGCGAAAAGTGGCTTAAACTCCTCAATAATGTATGCGGAATACCATTTATATCAAAAGAAGAGGACGGATTTGTTGTGCCCTCAATTCACTCGCCATCAGAAATGCTAGCGAACCTTTATTTGTCAGATAATCATAAAACACAGCCTCAGACACCCAGCGCTGAATTCCTCAAATCAACCTTAAATAATTCTTTTGAAACAAActcaaatgaaaatatagatgaattaaataatccaaattgtaaattagtaaataattCTGAACAGACTGAAGATTCAAATTTAGAGAACAACAAAACAAAACCCAAGACAAAAGTGATAGAAAATGTAATCaatccaattaatttattagtattgGGGAGCGTAGATAGTAACAGACACAAACTATTATCAATGCTTTGCGAGAATTATGGAGAAACTGAATTCTCAGACACATCACCAAATTGGCACTCGTTTTATTCTAATTGGCCAACTAGAGTGAAAGAGCAGGAGATAATTCAACCAGTGGAAATCGTGGTTCCATCACCATTGAACCTAGGAGGAAGTATAGGAAAGTCTGCAGTATTACAGACACTTTCACTCCTGAGAAAGTGTGATTTCGTGCTTTTCTGCATCAATAACGAGGATGAGAGTAGGAAATCTCAAGATGGAACTAAGAAATTGACTTTATCCAAAAGGGAAGTCTCTTGGCTTTCAAGAGCAGTAAGGTTCAATAAGCCAATAGCAATCGCAGCCTTGGTTGGAAATAGTTATCAAAACTGTAAGCTGTTCCTTACCAAGGATTATCCACTCAGTTTTGAGTTTCAAAATATACCTATTGTGTCAGTCCATCCCTCAGGAAATCTTGGGGAAAAGTCTATTAAAAAGCTCAAAAGTGACATAACCTCACTTTTGAATAGGAGTAAGAAGATGATTGAGACGAGTACTTTGAATTCATGGCTGAGAACCTTTATAGCAA encodes:
- a CDS encoding ORF1-related protein, putative, with the translated sequence MYVSLIGRSNVGKSSLFNSILAQAGKASNILKSIVSEKPGTTRNSKQAQFYLKGNKITLVDTGGFEAFLTKTPKREDSSIFKIIEKETHKAVESSNLIFFVLDGNEGVTQLDIHLAEKLKNWVDQAHIKPEVKLVINKLENKGSEEYYEVLSDCLSDCYTLYMGEPLFVSAQERTGIEKLTGIMEKMLPNKETRKLEEMAIMPKIDNEEAENLEALEEIEDLHNHYEIEKSLRVCNTVKGNYKPSEKWLKLLNNVCGIPFISKEEDGFVVPSIHSPSEMLANLYLSDNHKTQPQTPSAEFLKSTLNNSFETNSNENIDELNNPNCKLVNNSEQTEDSNLENNKTKPKTKVIENVINPINLLVLGSVDSNRHKLLSMLCENYGETEFSDTSPNWHSFYSNWPTRVKEQEIIQPVEIVVPSPLNLGGSIGKSAVLQTLSLLRKCDFVLFCINNEDESRKSQDGTKKLTLSKREVSWLSRAVRFNKPIAIAALVGNSYQNCKLFLTKDYPLSFEFQNIPIVSVHPSGNLGEKSIKKLKSDITSLLNRSKKMIETSTLNSWLRTFIAKWPPPWKDGSKLNLKFAAQVRSSPPTFVLWSNVFATFPQHYLRQLKLALSEEFGFLGVPLKFVLRTTFKSKPNSSKLTGIKLKRQLFN